A single region of the Corticium candelabrum chromosome 15, ooCorCand1.1, whole genome shotgun sequence genome encodes:
- the LOC134191079 gene encoding uncharacterized protein LOC134191079 — protein MAKKSGGQLLHIKRQTVVKSSVLTQTVAEGVTALLLSVVKKSRSASYVFTIDRTITKFTVSVTGYNSLSRLMRPDGSQYWQDRLSRSGHSLVTVPEKDVLVGEWTVTVLRSPLEHTVTVQAATSIDFLYQFVELAGRPGHLGVFPIIGQPVEGGLSKVVLTVAGMAGLREVTELNVMTESGDIIDTLNSSWLEVGRRGSSNMFGVAFTTPKASFRLAMTAVDETGTVVRRLANTIVTAQPFKTRLDSQSNQVVKPGNRSDVTFKVYPSADESDVEISMNIEETSLLEDPMIDVIIQEADGSLVPLRKKRQTADLSTSKIRELKTVVTLKKGQVALVNVSFTVSKTAETGHVSSATIIIASGKSFNYVPVELVTAPPVDDKTPPRCDIVGHTGCNSDLTNETCDDHTWHVDARVVDLELGLLNIRSEHLAVNVSHSKFDKNNTLPVDVKAVASCCHRQVSLHTSDIVGNVQTCSVSLPPLKSIRKTEVTLPPTVKLATPRQKPPISSKDCKHQWERDDFVEAIMKQYLCQVSGLSADAKLMTVQFNFHVKRMLVNNSFLDADINRNGELSSDEVQQFVFSLYKRSLVDQVECLLEFIERCRAERDRLDIHVWRECAEKGNMMTPTTQPIPTTDTPTTDAPTTDTATTDTPTTDAPTTDTPTTDASTTETATTDAPTTETATTDAPTTETATTDAPTTDIPTTDAPTTDTATQQRPTTAQITQSSKGCQEPLESDLIEQGMKAYLRLILGLSADTKLTEKQFSPVIRDLVVKNWFRDADLDGNSLLSSSELKQFARSLSERKLTDGAECVLASMERCRGDKKYLDTDGWAACSEKAGALTPSSID, from the exons ATGGCCAAGAAGTCGGGTGGTCAGCTGCTTCACATTAAACggcaaactgtcgtcaaatcTAGCGTGCTGACGCAGACAGTTGCGGAAGGAGTCACGGCCCTGCTGCTGTCTGTTGTGAAAAAATCAAGATCTGCCAGCTATGTGTTTACCATTGACCGTACAATCACCAAGTTTACTGTATCAGTGACGGGATACAACAGTCTTAGTCGACTGATGAGACCAGATGGCAGTCAGTACTGGCAGGACCGGCTGTCTCGTAGTGGACATTCACTTGTTACTGTTCCTGAGAAGGACGTTCTTGTAGGAGAATGGACAGTGACAGTATTGAGGAGTCCTCTTGAACATACAGTCACTGTTCAGGCGGCCACTTCTATTGATTTTTTGTATCAATTTGTCGAATTGGCTGGGAGACCTGGACATCTTGGGGTCTTTCCTATCATTGGCCAACCGGTTGAAg GAGGTCTATCAAAAGTTGTTCTGACAGTGGCTGGAATGGCCGGTCTCAGGGAAGTAACCGAACTGAATGTTATGACAGAATCCGGAGACATTATAGACACTCTCAACTCTTCTTGGCTGGAGGTGGGTCGGCGTGGCTCGTCCAATATGTTTGGAGTGGCTTTTACAACTCCTAAGGCATCATTTCGACTAGCGATGACTGCTGTTGATGAGACTGGAACGGTAGTTCGTCGGTTGGCAAATACCATCGTGACTGCACAGCCATTCAAAACACGCCTTGATAGTCAATCCAACCAAGTGGTCAAACCAGGTAATCGGTCTGATGTCACTTTCAAGGTCTATCCATCTGCAGACGAAAGTGACGTGGAGATAAGTATGAATATTGAGGAGACTAGTCTCCTTGAAGATCCAATGATCGATGTCATAATACAAGAGGCTGATGGAAGTCTTGTTCCTCTTCGCAAGAAACGTCAAACTGCTGACTTGTCAACGTCAAAAATACGAGAATTGAAAACCGTTGTCACTTTGAAGAAAGGACAGGTTGCTTTGGTCAATGTTTCATTTACTGTATCAAAAACTGCAGAGACGGGTCACGTGAGCTCTGCAACAATCATCATCGCTAGTGGCAAGTCATTCAACTATGTGCCAGTTGAACTAGTAACTGCTCCGCCG GTAGATGACAAGACGCCACCTCGTTGTGATATCGTGGGTCATACAGGCTGCAACTCTGATTTAACAAATGAGACGTGTGATGACCATACTTGGCATGTCGACGCTCGAGTGGTTGACTTGGAATTGGGATTGCTCAACATCAGAAGTGAACATCTTGCTGTCAATGTTAGCCACTCGAAGTTTGACAAGAACAACACGTTGCCAGTCGATGTAAAGGCTGTTGCTTCGTGTTGTCATCGTCAAGTGTCACTTCACACATCAGACATTGTCGGCAATGTTCAGACCTGTTCTGTCTCGTTGCCTCCACTCAAATCTATAAGAAAGACTGAAGTAACATTACCACCAACTGTTAAGCTGGCAACTCCGCGACAAAAACCACCAATTTCCAGCAAAG ACTGTAAGCATCAATGGGAAAGGGATGACTTTGTTGAAGCAATAATGAAGCAATACCTATGTCAAGTTTCAGGACTTTCTGCTGATGCCAAATTGATGACAGTGCAGTTCAATTTCCATGTAAAGAGGATGCTTGTTAACAATTCATTTCTAGATGCTGACATAAACAGAAATGGTGAACTGTCATCGGATGAGGTGCAACAGTTTGTATTCAGCTTATACAAAAGGAGCCTTGTTGATCAAGTAGAATGCTTGTTGGAGTTCATTGAGAGATGTCGTGCTGAGAGGGACCGTTTGGACATACATGTATGGAGAGAATGTGCAGAAAAAGGAAACATGATGACTCCTACTACACAACCAATACCTACAACAGATACTCCTACAACAGATGCTCCTACAACAGATACTGCTACAACAGATACTCCTACAACGGATGCTCCTACAACAGATACTCCTACAACAGATGCTTCTACAACAGAGACTGCTACAACAGATGCTCCTACAACAGAGACTGCTACAACAGATGCTCCTACAACAGAGACTGCTACAACAGATGCTCCTACAACAGATATTCCTACAACAGATGCTCCTACAACAGATACTGCTACACAACAGAGACCTACAACAGCACAAATAACGCAGTCCAGTAAAG GCTGCCAAGAGCCTTTGGAAAGTGACCTAATTGAACAAGGTATGAAAGCATATCTGCGTCTAATTTTGGGGCTATCTGCGGACACTAAATTAACAGAAAAGCAATTCAGTCCTGTTATAAGGGATCTTGTTGTCAAAAATTGGTTTCGAGATGCCGATCTAGACGGAAACAGTCTACTCTCGTCGAGTGAGTTGAAACAGTTTGCAAGGAGCTTGTCTGAAAGGAAACTCACTGATGGAGCAGAATGCGTGTTGGCGTCCATGGAGAGATGTCGTGGTGATAAGAAGTATTTGGATACTGATGGATGGGCAGCATGTTCTGAAAAAGCAGGCGCACTGACACCAAGTAGCATTGATTAA